The Intrasporangium calvum DSM 43043 sequence GTCGTCGCGCTCGGGCCCATCGACCCCGTCACGACCCGGCCCCGGCTCGAGCGCGCTGCTCGGGCGTTGTCCACCGTCCTGCGGTGACGACCGCGCGGCGTCAGTCGGCCAGCCGCGGCGCCCCCGTGAGGCGTACCCCAGCCCCGCCGAGCTGCCTGAGGGCTGCGTCGGTCGTGGTTCTGGCGACGCCAGCGGTGAGGTCGAGCAGGACCGTCGTCTCCAGCCCCTCACGCCGTGCGTCGAGGGCCGTGGCGCGGACGCAGTGGTCGGTGGCGATGCCGACGACATCGACCTGTGAGACGCCCCGCTCCTCGAGCCAGGCCGCGAGCGTCGCCTGCTCGGCGTCGGTGCTGCGCCCCTCGAACCCGCTGTAGGCGGCGGCGTGCTCGCCCTTGCGGAAGACGGCCTGCACCGAGCCGAGCGCGGGAGCGAGCGCGGGATGGAACGCCGAGCCAGAAGTGTCGGCGACGCAGTGCACCGGCCACGAGTCGACGAAGTCGGGGGACGGGGAGAAGTGTCCGCCCGGGTCGACATGCCAGTCTGCCGTCGCGACGACGGCGTCATAGTCGCCGGCGTGATCCTCGACGTGGTCCGCGATGGAGGCCGCGACGGCGGCGCCGCCGGCCACCGCAAGGGAGCCGCCCTCGCAGAAGTCGTTCTGGACATCGACGATGATGAGCGCGCGCCGGCGCCCGGCGGGTCGGCTCGGGGTCGAACTCGGGGTCGAACTCGGGGTCGAACTCGGGGTCAAGCCCGCGCCGGGGCTCGGCCCGGCACCGGGGATCGGAGCGGGAACTGGGCTGTCGGACATCGTCAGTCCTCCTCGTACACCGTGGGGATCACGGGCTCACCCCGGGACAGCTGGGTGGCGGCGCGCGGTAGCTCCGCCCGTGCGGCGGCGTGCCGGGACCGGGCCTCGTGGATGTCCTGGTGGTCGACCACCTCGCCGTCGCGGACCAGCTCGATCATGAGGGGACGGTCGTTGCCGTCGTCCTGGGGACGCTCGCCGATGCCGATCACCTCTGCCTCGGCGACGCCCCCGGCGTTGCGGCGGCGCATCGCCCACTTCCGCCCCCCGACGGAGGCCTTGTCCTTGCTCTTCTTGGCGACGTTCTCCATCTCGCCCGCGCCGTTCTCGCGCTGGACGAGCTTGTAGACCATCGACGCCGTGGGCGCCCCCGAACCGGTGACGAGGGCCGTGCCCACGCCGTAACCGCTCACCGGGCCGGCGGCGAGCGCGGCGATGGCGTGCTCGTCGAGGTCGGAGGTGACGATGATCCGGGTCGCGGTGTTGCCGGCGGCGTCGAGCTGCGTACGGACCTCCTTCGCCTGGATGAGCAGGTCGCCCGAGTCGAGGCGCACGGCTCCGAGCTCGGACCCGGCGATCTCCATGGCGAGGTCGACGGCCGTCCT is a genomic window containing:
- a CDS encoding isochorismatase family protein is translated as MSDSPVPAPIPGAGPSPGAGLTPSSTPSSTPSSTPSRPAGRRRALIIVDVQNDFCEGGSLAVAGGAAVAASIADHVEDHAGDYDAVVATADWHVDPGGHFSPSPDFVDSWPVHCVADTSGSAFHPALAPALGSVQAVFRKGEHAAAYSGFEGRSTDAEQATLAAWLEERGVSQVDVVGIATDHCVRATALDARREGLETTVLLDLTAGVARTTTDAALRQLGGAGVRLTGAPRLAD